The region GTGTGATAAGTAATGGATAAGTAATGCGTCCTCAATCGTAAGCGAAGGGACCAAGGCTTCGCACCAACAAAAAAAATAATCAAGGCACCGGTTCTGAACATAACGAAGCCAGGCTTTGTCAAGACACTTTCATTTGGCGATTCATGGTTGCGCTCCCAGAACAACAACTTACCCTCCATCTAGCAAACAGAAGGTTTTTTGGCTaagccttatatatatatatatatatgtatatatatatatatatatatatatatatatatatatatatatatatatatttgtaacTGAATCGTTATTATCGAAAAAAATTTTAACGCTATACTCAGTGTCATGCGGCTGTCAACGATCAACGTTATAGGACCTTTTCAAGCATGGTGAGCTAGATTGCCACCCATCATAATACGTTCGTGCATCGTCGCCGCTGGTTCAGGATTGGACCAGATATACTTCCACCAAATGCTACTTACGCCATACGACACCGCCGATTTAACCAAAACGAGTACCGCTGCTTCCCGTGGCTTCATGACTGGAGCTCTCCGTACCGCACCATCGCTTCGAGCAACGCCGCTCGCATGACGAAAGGCCAGTTAAGCTCAGAGCCGTCGCACAGCGCAATTATGCCGATGGTTCAATCGCAAAATGCCGAGTGTTGAGAATGTAAACGCAGTTGGCATCACTGCTAGCTTGCCGACGCCAGCGTTAGAGCGTACGGGCTGTCCAACCGCCAGCGCCGCGTCCCGGTTCTAAGCTTCCTGACCTTACGGCTTTTAGGAGGCCCAGCTCAAAAATTGGCTCAAACGCTTTGTCGTCTCCGCCCTAGACCGTCCGTACGAAGTCTCACGCGTGATCCTTCCACCCACGGCACGGAAGCAGTACTGCAGTCTAAGAAAACCCACTCAATAATTCTAGCGCTACAGTCCTGTCACAAAGAGTACTTTGTCGCGACACAAGGGTCAACTCGCTGTCGCTCTCACTATGGATTTTTTTTTAACAGGAGCGAGAACAGCAACAAGAGTGTGGAAGCGCCGAAGGCCTCCTCCTCCAGGACACCGTGAGAGGATCATCAGAAGAAGAACCCTGCCATCTCCCCGGCCTCAGGGAAAGGCGACTCTCTCGATTCCTCGCCGCTCCGGGAGGTCGCGAAGTCAAAGGGTGGCAGGTGGTCGTCCTCGAGTGGAGAAGGCTGCACCGCTCCGTCCTTGACACCGCCGACCGACGAGCCTTCGATCTCGTTCTCGCTGCTCTCGCCCTGCGACCGCCAAGTGGGCCTCGGCAGCTGCTTTTGCTTCTTGGTGGCGCTCGTGTATTTCTGGCCGCCCTGCGACTTGCCTTCGTAGATGCTCTCGTAGGGCTTGATGAGCGGCTTGCCGTAACGGCTGCTGCTACCACCCTCGGCGTTCAGTCGACTAGCGTAGTCCAGCACCTGCAAATGTTTCGCAAATTCACGTACACTGTCTTTCAAATGGTCCCCGGAGTTTCCGCATCTCATTCCTTCTCGCCTTAATTTCGCCAatgcgttttctttttccttccggGGGAGAAATTGAGTGCTACCGACAACCTTCGAACAACTCTCTTCGTATTTAACAACGTGGAACATCACTTGATTGCGGTCAATACCACGAATTCTTGCTCCGACCGCATATTCCGTGCGAAATCGTGTACGTTTATCACAGCTCCACCAGCGGAACTACAACTTTGGTGATTCTGTAAGAGCACTAGCTCTGCGTCTCTGCGGGCACATTTCTGCGAAGCTTATCAACCACACCTCGCCAATTCCCGGCTGATGAACTGAGCTCACAACACTTGTAAAAACGCCGAAGCACGCATTCTTGCACATCTCATGCACTGTGGCGGGCAGGCGGTGCTTGTATGAGTACGAGCACAAGGGTTGTCGTTGTCGATGATCGATGCGAATCCCACTAGTGTGCGCTTGAACATCGGTCACTGATGCTATACGCACCACCACTGCTCCTTCAGTGCCGACTCGTAGTTGATGCATAATTTGTCACGACAAGACATTCGAAGCTATACATAGCACTAATGAAGTGAAATGTTGTGTCGCTTGGAGGCTAGTACTTTATTCTTTTGTTAGCCTTTTGTGGTTGCCTGCACTTTAACATCCATATTTTTTATGATTTGTTAATAATATGCAACGCAAACAATGCGAGTGGCAGTGCAGTGGCAAGACACTACCCTGTTAGGGATGCACTCATGCCTAATGAAGTCAAGACGAAGGCGTCAAGTAATGATTTTGTCTCGGTTTCAACTATCAATGAGCATGCTTTTATGCAGCCGGCCGTCTTTCTGGTGCGTAGAAATGCATGCTGTCTTCAGCAAGCGGAGTCAAGGGAACTAATTACAGATCCTTACCGCACTTCCTGCAGGATGCAGGGCTACATTCATATTtataagtattttttttctttttactatacCGTGAGGCAGCCCACCTCGAAGTCCAGAATGAAAAATACAATAAAATGAACACTGTTTCCTAATCGACGTGCTCCGAGTAGCATGCACAGACTTTCCTCGCGATCGACACGTGGCATTGCTCATCGCAGTTTGCCGAGTGCAGTGAACAAGGAAGCAATAAAAGACCGAGGGCAATCAAGCTAACGACAGTGAGCTGGTAACCAACTAGGCGAAGGTTTCTTGCTTCTTTTGTGCTGACTGCTCCTCTCAACAATTTGCATGTGTCTGAGTACGTCGAACGAAACTCCAGATTCTATGATCATTCCTCTCCTCTCTTTATGCATCGTGGCTTCAAAATTTGGCCATATATAGAAcaaaaggcaggaaggttacCCATGGTCGCACCCGTTATCTATTCTACACGTGGGAAACGAGAAATCAAGACGCAAAGGAAGAAGGAGCGCGCACATGCGCACATGAATGTTCACTCATGTATAGTCACAAGCGCTGTCAGTATCTATTTGCTTTCAAGATGTGCATAACACACAGAAGTGGCCTTTCATGCGACATTAATGGCGTtgttaaaaacaataaatacgGTTAAGTCAAAGTGAGAAGGTAAAGGGGTTATCTGATACAACTCCTTCAAGGTGCCTGGAACGTTCCTGAAATCtataattttttaaaaatttgttcTTGATAAAGGTGTTTAGAGGAATAGGTTCACCGCCAGAGACACCGTTAAGAATCTCGCTAAAAAGCAGAAATCTGAGCCTTTCCACGGCAGAAGAGAGGTGCCATCAGCGCTCAATGCTGCTTCGGTTCGGTGATTTTACGATAACTCGGCGCGTTCAGACGAATAGCCATGCTGTATGTAAATTATTGCAATTCCAATTATTTTTTGCAAGAAGGACCGTCAAGTGTTTCCCAATCTTTTACTGTTCTTTTTAAGCCTAGATGAACAATAAACTTGGTTCACGTCAATCGCCGTGTAAGTGGTCCCAAAACAAGAAATCTAGCAATGCAAAGGCTACATCgcaaaattatggggttttacgtgccaaaaccacgatctgattatgaggcacgccgtagtgggggactccggaaatttggcccacctggggttctttaacgtgcacctaaatctaagtacaccggtgttttcgcatttcgcccccaacgaaatgcggccgatgtggccgggattcaatcccgcgacctcgtgctcagcagcccaacaccataaccactgagcaaccacggcggataaaGGCTACATCGCGACTTCGTAGACCTGTCTATGAGACACCTATTAAAACGACATTTCTATGGCTTGGCATTGGCATCTTTCACGCTACGTACCATCGTCTTCGCTGTTGCAATGCTGTTTCATCGAAGTACCTGCGCTAATTGAATTAGTTGGCAGCAACATCGACGAAGGAGCACATCTGGCTATAGGGAAGTCGTAATGTCGTAAAGCCGACTTGGCGCAAATATCTTTTTTTCACGTGTTCTTCCATGGAGACCGCAATCTTAAGCCTTGCTATCGCGACGCACGCACAAAATCAAGTCAGCCCTTTGTCATTCCCACGTGAGCGTTACGAGCCCCAGATGCCATCCTCTAGAAGATATGAAAGCCCTTAAAATCACTATTTTCTACAGTTATGTGCTGTAAGGGGTTACGATGCTCAGATACCTCGGGATGCCGTGCTCAAGCGTATTACCAATCATTGAGAAAAATTGGCCAGTCAAACCATCATTAATCGATCACTATCCGACATATTTCACGCAAGCCCCGTCAACCCTTAATTATGGCAATCACATATCCGAAGACATGATGGATATAATAGCGGTCGGAGGACCAACCACGTGGCCATTCATGTCATCGCCGCCGTAAACGTAGTAAGACAAATCGACGTAAATACCGCTGGGAACAATAACGAATCGGCACGTACAAGGCCGAGTCGATATCAAGCTCTCAGCTCGCATTAATGATAGGTTCGGCAACTGCGATCGCTGGCTGTCAGCGGGAAAAGCCGGACGACCAGGAAACAGGTGCGGCCGCCACGTGTACGTGCGTGAGTCGGAATGGCGCTAAGTGCAAGCCTTGTGCAACGGGCACCTGAGCGAAGGGTTCCGGTATGGCACACGACTGCGAGGCATGCAGAAGCAAAACAAGATCGTGATTGATCGCGCGCAATTACTTCCCGGAACAAGCACTCCAGAAGCCCCATTGTTTCAATCTCCAGCAACAAAATCATTACGACCGTGAAGAGTTATTCATCGAAACGACGTTCAGCGCGCCTCATAGTAGTATTACTGGTGAGAAAATTGAGCTAAAGCACTTATATCCGTACTCAAGTGCCCATGGCAAGCAGCGATCATAAGTCCCAATAATTTGTAGTGAAGTGGCCAACAGCTTCCAGTAGTGCCAACGGTATACACCCAGTTTAGCCTATTGTTCGTTCACTGTCATA is a window of Dermacentor silvarum isolate Dsil-2018 chromosome 4, BIME_Dsil_1.4, whole genome shotgun sequence DNA encoding:
- the LOC119449701 gene encoding uncharacterized protein LOC119449701 isoform X1 — protein: MLPTAMFLHVALVSCLASVTLAAAPTHGPPPPPPRRPSPYSAFRGIRPPVWFRVEPAPSRRAESVVEVPNLEAPGGDFVGHPLDYGSSLNFGGPLATTVGKVKVLDYASRLNAEGGSSSRYGKPLIKPYESIYEGKSQGGQKYTSATKKQKQLPRPTWRSQGESSENEIEGSSVGGVKDGAVQPSPLEDDHLPPFDFATSRSGEESRESPFPEAGEMAGFFF
- the LOC119449701 gene encoding uncharacterized protein LOC119449701 isoform X2, whose amino-acid sequence is MLPTAMLLHVALVSCLASVTLAAAPTHGPPPPPPRRPSPYSAFRGIRPPVWFRVEPAPSRRAESVVEVPNLEAPGGDFVGHPLDYGSSLNFGGPLATTVGKVKVLDYASRLNAEGGSSSRYGKPLIKPYESIYEGKSQGGQKYTSATKKQKQLPRPTWRSQGESSENEIEGSSVGGVKDGAVQPSPLEDDHLPPFDFATSRSGEESRESPFPEAGEMAGFFF